The stretch of DNA CACTAGGAACACGGTAATAGTTTTAAAATGGGGCCAAAAAAATGGTTTTTTGGAATTTAAAAATATGGGGATTCCGCCAAGGGACAGCCCCAAGAAGTCCCTGGGGAAAAAGGGAGGGGCTGAGGGCAAGCCTACGAAGTCGTCCAGGCTACTTGGAAGAACTTTTCTTCCCCGTCCATGTTGGAAGCCAGGAGAGAAGTCATCAGTCGATTTGGAGGACTCGGATCTACCGTGAATTTTAGAGGGACCGACAAAACCCTGTGGAGTCGGAGCTGACAGCTGAGACTGCCCCGACCGTGATCGCGAGACCAAGACTATTGGAAGTGGGCGTATTCTTCAACGAAAGGTATATCTTTGTCTATCGCCACCCTCCATCTGTTCATGACGGTAGCTGTTTCATGACCTCTTTCTAGGAGTCTTTCGTACCACCTGGCACAATATGATTAGCGATATTGTGCCGTCTTGATTGACACGTTGGGAGCGCCACAGGGGTCTTCTAAGGGGGATATATGAACGTGAGGCCAATGGTGTCGTGCTCGAAGCCCATAAGAGCATTCCCATAGCACAGGAAGTCTTCCGTGGGATCAGTCTGCTCACCTGTTCTCTGCCAAAGGGAGTCACGGATATTTGTCGAGGCTAAGTTTCCTCAACGTTACTAATACTTGGCCTCTCCGCTGTGTACGTGCAACTGTGTACTGGCTATAACACcattctccaactccaacaaggtgAATAATCACGAGATCAAGGCGGTTCAGCAATGGTTCTCTACAAAAGATCGCTTCTACaactacaaatactgtTCAACTCTCTACAACTCAAATATTCGGGGGGACTCTTTGGTCCATGATTTATTAACCCAAGAGGTTCGGATTTTCACCTACTCCTCTTAAAAACTAGATAAACAGGTTCGGTCAGTTACATCCTCTGGCTAAGAGGTTCACTGCCTACTCCTTGAATAGTGTGACTTCGGCTCGTGCTCAGGCTCTCATTGCTCTTTGGACTTATTGGCAACTGGCTGGCCTCGGCTCTATGGCCCTGGCTCCTTCGGCTCTGTCTGTGCTCTGGCGTTTGGCGCTTATTGCATCTGTGGACTCACTGGCTCTTGCTCAGGCGAAATGGCTCTTATTGCTCTCTGGACTTAGTGGCTCGAATGGCGACCATGCGCTTATCGCCTTGAAGGACTTAGTGGCATTGACGTTGCTCTCACGGCGTTTGGCACTTATTGCCTTGAAGGGCTTACTGGCTCTTTGCTCGTGTCATgggttctggctctggcatTTCAGCGCTGGCTCTGACCTGTGTGGCTCTTGCTCTTTGGACTTATGGCTCACACTCAGGCAtctgtggctctggctATCGCTCTGACTCTGTGGTATCTGGCGTATCAGCTCTGGCTCATGTCGCACTGGCTGTGGCTTAtagctctggctctggcttGCTCTTTTGACCATGTATGGCGTCTGTCAAAGCAGATCTTTGCTCTACAACTGGCAGCTCTGGCATTTCAGCTTGGCTCTTCAGATTCTAGGCGGCTTCTCATACAGGAATTTCACCCTATGAGACTTCACAAAGGAGTTTCACCCTGTGAGTAAACAGGAATTTCACCTGTGGGAAAGGAGTCTCGAAAGGAGTTTCACCCTTGAAAATCTCTGTCGGTGGCTCTGCAGATGTTTCACTGTctggctctttgctctggcggCTGCACATGTGGTCCTCAAGAACTCACAAGGCACGAGCAGGCTCAGGCATTTCAGCCGGCCAAACTCGCTCTTGGCTCATGGCATTTTCAGCTCATGGCGGTCAACCGGACGCACAGTCACGGACTTACTGACACTTGGCGCAGGCTGTCGTACTCGCCTCTGTGTTGAACTCGCCGAGAAGCAAATCTCAGCTCAAACGCCCAATCAGAAGCTGTCGCACATTCTCAGGCTCATACATCTTTTTCAATGCGTCATAGCGAGAGTCTCTTGACCGAAAAGGGCTCATGCGGTAAACGCGTCATTGCCCAAACAACTCAACGGACATGGCTAGCGAAGCGGTCCTCGTTGTAGGGGACAGGTCTGCTTATCAGCTCTGCATCTCAGCAGGCTATAAAAGGCaccttccatctccagaatgactCAGAGTGAACtggtctgattctgattgAAAAAGAGGGACGTAGAGGGTGTTTATATATTCCTTGCCGAGGCTGTTTAGGTTCGAAGAGGTTCGTCAGTGGCGAAAAAATGTGCATCGTTGATGCATGCATTATGCCAACGAATTTTTAGGGTgcaggaggaagaagtcGTCAGAATCAGATGGAAAGCTCCAGAATGTGATGGTAGAGATATTTTGAAACAAATGCTGCAATGATGGCATACTTTAGTGGTAAAATTATGATTTAATTCTTCTAAACAGTCCCATCTCAGTTTCCCTGCTACTTAGTAGACCCCAAAGATGCCATCCCTCCTTACATATCATAAAACCTTTAATTATGCACCAGCCCTCCTGGGCAAGAAAAATTGACAGAATAGCGGAGAATATTCCATGATACCGAAGCCACCTGAATCTTGATTTTGGAAGATAAAGGTTCCGACTGGAAGGATGTGGCATCATCTGTGCAACAAACTGTCTTCTTAGCTCCCAAATATCCATCTTTTTTCCTTCCCTTGGGGTATTCAGAATGCATGCatgatgaggaggctggAACGGATGACCTATATGTGAACTTGTGCAACAGGATAATGGCAAAACGCCGATTGATTCAAGTGTAAGAGTGCCGTTATCAAACCGTCATGTACCCTTAGCTTCTCACTGATCTAAAAATAGCCTCGTAGAAGCCATCACGCCAACACAATGACTAATACGGAGAACATGGGTTGGAAACGGAACATGAAGGTGGCAAAAATAAGTACCATCCCATTTGAAAATGAGCAAAAAAGTaattgcagcacccaggattctcgtatggtctcccactacaatactaactgggctctctggtgcttgactatggctgatcagacgggaagccgtattttcaccaggatatggccgcaactgGTTTGACAAATGTAATATTCCATTTAACTGGCCAAACAAGTCATTTCACCGGCAAAAATACAATGAATCTGGAATGCCTATTGCGTAATATCTGGTAGAAGAACTTTTCTTGCATCAAAGTAACGTGGATGTGAATCAGTTCGAGTTTTTGGACAAAGCATCAAGGTTAAGTAGGACTCAAATACTTCATAAAGAAGACAAATAACTGCTGGTGCACAGCTGTCAACTTCAGATACACTGAACTCAAGAGGAGAGATCAAACTGCGCATCAATACTGTTGTGGAGCGTGCGTCGTTGTGATTATGATTCTCATGGTCGCGTTTGCTTTTTATTCCCTTGTTGGTAaaggtacaagtacgaatacagtacatactttTGGAGTTTGGTATCTCTGAGTAAAGGCGGGGACTATAAGTCTGCTCGCACATTGAAGACTGTGACGATGGTGGAGCCTGCTGTAGGCGAACGGCAGTAGTGATGTGGCGGTAATCTGCTCGTAGAACTCTCTATCAAGTTTGAAAGACCAAGGACCCCATCTTATTTCCTGGGTCAACGTTGGTGGAGACAAGAGTAGGTGTACCTGCACAAAATAACTTCTGTTGGCGTTTGTCAGAACCTTCAATCCCGTGATAAGTCAtggagtacagtacatactgtaccggaAGTAGCCCTCTGAGTTCGAAAAGTGatgagtactgtaccggaAGTATCCCCTGAACAGTGTGGGTTGAGCCCGGTGTGTGCGTTATCTGCTTAAAAATATCTCCGCTGTCGTTCTCAAGGGTCGTGGTACATTTTGAATGTCCAGGCGcggtgtctgtggaggCTGGAGGTGTGAGGTAATAGGAGACCAAACCAGCCGTGTCCATTCGGAACACCATTTGTGTAACTACCTTGCTGAACACAGAGGACAGGGGAACAagggtacttgtattataCACAGGCTTGAGAGTCATTCGTGACATTTCACCCTTCCAAGATTCATCTCCCTGGAAATAGAACTTGCTCATCTGACGAAGCGAGCACACTCCAACACAAAAAAGGGTAAAGTCATcggacgacaaggacagTAATGGGAGTCCACTAGTACCTGCTTTATCTACTTTATCGAGTTCTGCTTTGAATCCCACGTGCGTGGCAGGTGAATCTATGGCTGGTCTTTGCAGATTTGTCGCGACCCTTCTGACCGTGTTACATTTTTGAGGCGTATCTGTGGACGTGGGTAGATGCAAGTGAGTGTTTTTCGACTCCTGCCACAGTGGAAGTGTTTACTGGTGCGGTCAAGACGTTCGCCGAGGTATCTTCAAACGCGGGGGTAGTTCCAGGAATGCCTCgtattacaagtagaatTGATTTGTAAGACTTACAAGAGGGGCGTCTCACTCCATCAGGGCTATGCTTTAAGAGCTTCCATCTAAGAAGAGGGAAATAACTGGCCCGAGAATAAAACCGACCCTGAAAATCATGTCACATCTGACGCACATTATCAGATGGACAGATCAAAGTCGGACATATAGAAGTTTGTTGTAAAAATGCATCAGAGGTTGTTCGAGGATTTTGATTATAATCATCTGAAAGGACTGGAAGAGGTGTTATTCTTGTTTCAACTACTTCCTGACTCTCGAGTTCTGGAATCAACAGTTCAGACCCTTTTTGCCTTCTCTTTAAAAGGCTCAGAAGTGGCTTAGGTACCTCAGAACATACAGAAAACATCAAATTTTTACAGGTGCGATTAACAACAGAGGTCCTAAAGAAGTCAAAGATCGAGACTCTCGGTGTCCTGTTATCGTAAAGTTGGATTAAGagtcctacaagtacaagctTTCCATGGGTTCATACGAGTCGCGATGAGAGGAGCCGTCCATCAACTTTGGGAATGCTGATCACGGTCtcaaagtacaagtaaagtACTGTTGTATTAGGTCTATTAACAATAGTCACAGTGGAAATAGTGTATCATACAGCTAGCTAGTAGCGTTGTATTCTTGTGTAGCGGGTTCTCGTTGAATTCCGGGTATCGTCTGGTCATAATGTGAGGGTGTCGCTTACGGTCTTGAAGCTTGACAGCCTGTGGGGAACCACAAGTTGCAACAATTACTTGTAAATATCTCGTCAGAAGTCTCCAACATTGGCTTCATGTAGCTAGGCTATATGTATTAGCGGTCGTCCTGGGTCAATAGTATACTCACACTTGTCATCTCTGGCTGTaggctgtttgtgttgtggCGCAATGGATGCACAGCATttgtgctacttgtagtgtagtTAGAATCTAGGGTGGGTCGTAAGTTGTAGTCGAAACATAACTGGCGTCGAGCATCtatgtggtggtgttgtgatGGTgtgtgatggtggtgtatCAGTCTGTGGCGGTGGAAGTCTTGATGAATATGTCATATTTAAGAAGTACAACTCCTCCGAGGGTTCCGCCCCTCCGAGGACGATGACACCAAGGTTGTTCCTGGAGCCTGTCACCTATAAGCAGAATTGCTCTGATTCTGCTGGTGACGACAACCATAGCGGTGACAgtggctctgctgctgcctaCGGCTTCTCTTCATGAACCAGGGCAACGAACCCACTGCTTCATCACCCGCAGTGGCTGATTGGCCTGGATCCTTGCTCTGCTGCTTTTCAGAGCGTCGCAGAATCGGTAGAAGTAGCGACTTGGTTGCTGTTGTGTGCTTGGATCACGAGTGACTGGGTAGCGACATGGTGACTCGAAAGCTTGGGTGGCGGATTGATGACAAACAGGGCGGATGGGTCGAAAGAAACAACAAACCACAGACTAAGGTGACGCAGAAACACGTTACAGATGTGTAGCTTGGGGTTAGTGGCCAGGCCATCACATGCTCGTGTATGTGAAGTtgttacttgtagataGAAGTTGTCGTCGTTCTGATAGGCGCATCGTCTTGACAGGTGTACGATGCGATGCACAAGTAGGAATGTGGGAGGTGACTCGTCTGCACGGGAAATGTGTGCAAATGACGCCATGATGACGCCTTCTGTGGCGAGTAGGGGGTGGTGGCAGTGGTGGCAGTGGTGGCAGTGGAGCAGAATTGTCTTAGTCTGTTGAAGTCTGCTGTGTTGACTTAACATATTCAGGAAATTGTCATCAGCTTTCCAATGtctcttttctttctcgCGATTCATCATTTGGAGCTCGCTTTGAAAAGGGAGTGAGGAGACCTGTTTACGCGCCCTGCATGTAAATTAACTTAACCTACTTTTACATGCAAGATGTCGAGGCAGCATGTGGTGGTCATTTTGGTGCTGTAACAGTTCCCAGTGGAAATGCGGAAACGCGACATTTCAATATGACAAAGTGTCTGGCTGTAACATGCTCTGATCATGATTCTTCGTCTTCGACAGCTATGCAACAATCGGTCTCTGATTGCTACTGGCGACCACGTTGATAACTGGGGGAGGTGATTCATGCGTCACCCATAGATGAAGACATCGAGTTGGTCTCTAAGCAGctgactacttgtagtctggATATGGTAGCTGCCCAAGAGAAACCCGGGTAACTTATCTGTTACAAGACGGTCATTATCGGGTTACCCAGCTGACCCACTGATGGAGTTGTGTATATTATCTGTCTCCACTACCAGTGGCTCGCTTGGCTCAGTGTATACATTATAGATTTCTAGAGAGTAAATGGACGATAAAACTGCCTCGCTGTACCCACGATATCGTATCGGTACGATAGCCATTCAATACACAGTACCAGCATAATCGGACCCTTTGCTGATGGTTGTAAGGAGTTAGTCTTGTGAACCACGAGAAGTGAGCAGATCTACCCGTAAGATGAACAGCTAATGTCACGCATAGAGATCAAAAGTGCAAGCCATAACGCAGGACTCGAGTATGTGGAAAAAGGGAAGTGGCTTCCTGTATGCTATCATAGTTATGGAAACGTGTGCTTTGAGATGTGTCTTCCGCGACATCAGTTTTGGGT from Yarrowia lipolytica chromosome 1D, complete sequence encodes:
- a CDS encoding uncharacterized protein (Compare to YALI0D00110g, no similarity) produces the protein MSKFYFQGDESWKGEMSRMTLKPVYNTSTLVPLSSVFSKVVTQMVFRMDTAGLVSYYLTPPASTDTAPGHSKCTTTLENDSGDIFKQITHTPGSTHTVQGILPVQYSSLFELRGLLPVQYVLYSMTYHGIEGSDKRQQKLFCAGTPTLVSTNVDPGNKMGSLVFQT